From Odontesthes bonariensis isolate fOdoBon6 chromosome 21, fOdoBon6.hap1, whole genome shotgun sequence, a single genomic window includes:
- the LOC142370987 gene encoding Golgi apparatus membrane protein TVP23 homolog B isoform X2, whose amino-acid sequence MQRQDSQDSPLFGDEEDNFRHRKSAIRHPLASFFHLFFRISAILVYILCDILSGRFIACMVTIILLLSCDFWTVKNVSGRLMVGLRWWNQVDLDGNSRWMFESRKSNSVNTISSADSRIFWLGLTVCPIFWVIFMFSTVFSFNIKWLAVVIMGLVLQWANLYGYVRCKVGGGSNLRNMAKNYFSTQIFKQAMKETGGS is encoded by the exons GACTCCCAAGACTCTCCTCTTTTTGGTGACGAGGAAGATAACTTCAGGCACAGAAAGTCTGCCATTAG ACATCCTCTGGCATCATTCTTCCATCTCTTCTTCCGGATAAGTGCCATCTTGGTTTATATATTGTGCGACATCCTGAGCGGTCGTTTTATTGCGTGCATGGTCACCATCATCCTGCTGCTGTCATGCGATTTCTGGACTGTCAAG AATGTATCAGGCAGGTTGATGGTGGGCCTTCGGTGGTGGAATCAAGTGGACCTAGATGGGAACAGCCGTTGGATGTTCGAGTCAAGAAAG TCAAACAGTGTGAACACAATATCCAGCGCAGACTCACGAATTTTCTGGCTTGGACTCACTGTGTGCCCCATCTTCTGGGTCATCTTCATGTTCAGCACCGTCTTCTCCTTCAACATTAAATGGCTG GCTGTGGTGATAATGGGTTTGGTTTTACAATGGGCCAACTTGTACGGGTACGTCAGATGTAAAGTGGGTGGAGGGTCTAACCTGAGAAACATGGCAAAGAACTACTTCAGTACCCAGATTTTTAAACAG GCAATGAAGGAAACGGGAGGATCGTGA
- the LOC142370987 gene encoding Golgi apparatus membrane protein TVP23 homolog B isoform X1, whose protein sequence is MILCFQDSQDSPLFGDEEDNFRHRKSAIRHPLASFFHLFFRISAILVYILCDILSGRFIACMVTIILLLSCDFWTVKNVSGRLMVGLRWWNQVDLDGNSRWMFESRKSNSVNTISSADSRIFWLGLTVCPIFWVIFMFSTVFSFNIKWLAVVIMGLVLQWANLYGYVRCKVGGGSNLRNMAKNYFSTQIFKQAMKETGGS, encoded by the exons ATGATTTTATGCTTTCAGGACTCCCAAGACTCTCCTCTTTTTGGTGACGAGGAAGATAACTTCAGGCACAGAAAGTCTGCCATTAG ACATCCTCTGGCATCATTCTTCCATCTCTTCTTCCGGATAAGTGCCATCTTGGTTTATATATTGTGCGACATCCTGAGCGGTCGTTTTATTGCGTGCATGGTCACCATCATCCTGCTGCTGTCATGCGATTTCTGGACTGTCAAG AATGTATCAGGCAGGTTGATGGTGGGCCTTCGGTGGTGGAATCAAGTGGACCTAGATGGGAACAGCCGTTGGATGTTCGAGTCAAGAAAG TCAAACAGTGTGAACACAATATCCAGCGCAGACTCACGAATTTTCTGGCTTGGACTCACTGTGTGCCCCATCTTCTGGGTCATCTTCATGTTCAGCACCGTCTTCTCCTTCAACATTAAATGGCTG GCTGTGGTGATAATGGGTTTGGTTTTACAATGGGCCAACTTGTACGGGTACGTCAGATGTAAAGTGGGTGGAGGGTCTAACCTGAGAAACATGGCAAAGAACTACTTCAGTACCCAGATTTTTAAACAG GCAATGAAGGAAACGGGAGGATCGTGA